The Immundisolibacter cernigliae genome has a window encoding:
- a CDS encoding DUF5676 family membrane protein, producing MGSALAVWLSPAGKVVFLNACVHGLNLAPLLPESGKPLTWTGFFYGLGGTTATASVGAALLAFFYNRLAACGRAGGT from the coding sequence ATGGGGAGTGCGCTGGCGGTCTGGCTATCGCCGGCGGGTAAGGTGGTGTTCCTGAACGCCTGCGTGCACGGCCTGAATCTCGCGCCGTTGCTGCCCGAAAGTGGCAAACCGCTCACTTGGACCGGCTTCTTCTACGGTCTGGGCGGCACGACGGCGACGGCTTCTGTTGGCGCAGCACTGCTCGCGTTTTTCTACAACCGGCTGGCGGCCTGCGGCCGGGCGGGCGGGACATAA
- a CDS encoding MerR family transcriptional regulator, with product MSSERRTPKTLLTVSSLAERAGLSVHVVRLYLRRGLLRASRRTSAGYQLFDEDDAERLRFIRIAQRLGFTLAEIGEIVRLGHKRESPCPIVRSTIQSRLDETRRELDDLQVMLERMQHAVALWNDLPDAVPTGNDICHLITAVAGSWPSDHSANMQPGRARRHPKARSQPR from the coding sequence GTGTCCAGCGAGCGCCGCACACCGAAGACCCTGTTGACCGTCTCCTCGCTCGCCGAACGCGCCGGTCTGTCGGTACACGTCGTCCGGCTGTACCTGCGACGGGGCCTGCTGCGTGCTTCGCGCCGCACCAGCGCCGGCTACCAGTTGTTCGACGAGGACGATGCCGAGCGCCTGCGCTTCATCCGCATCGCCCAGCGCCTCGGCTTCACGCTCGCCGAGATCGGCGAAATCGTCCGTCTCGGGCACAAAAGAGAAAGCCCGTGCCCCATCGTGCGCTCGACGATCCAGTCGCGCCTCGACGAGACCCGCCGGGAGCTCGACGATCTGCAGGTCATGCTGGAGCGCATGCAACACGCCGTCGCGCTGTGGAACGACCTGCCCGACGCAGTGCCAACCGGCAACGATATCTGCCACCTGATCACTGCGGTCGCCGGCAGTTGGCCGAGCGACCACTCCGCGAACATGCAGCCTGGCCGTGCGCGACGGCACCCCAAGGCGCGCTCCCAGCCGCGATGA
- a CDS encoding ABC1 kinase family protein, with translation MYGAYRAVVILLAAAGYLGWYAAVRARLLRPRHTPAERLGRTLERLGTTFVKLGQGLGLHRHLLPDAYVRALEGLQDRVAPFPGALARREVERAFGRPVAALFATFDEAPLAAASIAQVHVARMTDGREVIVKVRRPGIRGRIVTDLRLLRALLRVVLPFWPALRRLAPLALVDEIRANLLREIDLRAEARAVQRFAAAFAGSPAIYVPPIVDELYAETVLVQVHSGGLRVDDPAVADGRRLAAALVDAYLEQVFVLGVYHADPHPGNLFIRPDGRICLHDFGIVGRLDRLTRQHLAAFLLAFVDLDSDWLLDASLALGLVAEDLDRRQALRDLDALLDGYASRPLAEWSVAETLMEVMRLGGSAHLRVPQHLLVLMRAMFELESTVRHLDPAFELLAGLRARAEEVLRRAGRAPGRHDALARLRFEAGVTAGELPALAGRMLRRLAGPGPGLRLEHAGLEELEAHLDRAGNRLAVALLALGLYVAGSLLMLASVGPHYRGTPLFALAAYGLALWFTLRLAWGIARSGRL, from the coding sequence ATGTACGGCGCGTACCGCGCAGTCGTGATCCTGCTCGCGGCGGCCGGGTATCTGGGCTGGTACGCCGCGGTGCGGGCGCGGCTGCTGCGGCCCCGCCACACGCCCGCGGAGCGGCTCGGCCGCACGCTGGAGCGGCTCGGGACGACCTTCGTCAAGCTCGGCCAGGGCCTCGGCCTGCACCGTCACCTGCTGCCGGACGCCTACGTGCGCGCGCTCGAGGGCTTGCAGGACCGCGTGGCACCGTTCCCGGGCGCGCTGGCCCGGCGCGAGGTGGAACGCGCTTTCGGCCGCCCGGTCGCAGCGCTGTTCGCCACCTTCGACGAGGCGCCACTCGCCGCCGCCTCGATCGCCCAGGTGCACGTGGCGCGCATGACCGACGGGCGCGAGGTGATCGTGAAGGTGCGCCGGCCCGGCATCCGCGGCCGCATCGTCACCGACCTGCGCCTGCTGCGGGCGCTGCTGCGGGTGGTCCTGCCGTTCTGGCCGGCGCTGCGCCGCCTGGCGCCGCTCGCGCTGGTGGACGAGATCCGCGCCAACCTGCTGCGCGAAATAGACCTGCGCGCGGAGGCGCGCGCGGTGCAGCGCTTCGCCGCGGCCTTCGCCGGCTCGCCGGCGATCTACGTGCCGCCCATCGTGGACGAGCTCTACGCCGAGACGGTGCTGGTGCAGGTGCACAGCGGCGGGCTGCGGGTGGACGACCCGGCGGTGGCGGACGGCCGGCGCCTCGCCGCCGCCCTGGTGGACGCCTATCTCGAGCAGGTCTTCGTGCTCGGCGTCTACCACGCCGACCCGCACCCCGGAAACCTCTTCATCCGCCCGGACGGGCGCATCTGCCTGCACGACTTCGGCATCGTCGGCCGGCTCGACCGGCTCACCCGCCAGCACCTCGCCGCCTTTCTGCTGGCCTTCGTGGACCTCGACAGCGACTGGCTGCTCGATGCCTCGCTGGCGCTCGGGCTGGTGGCCGAAGACCTGGACCGGCGCCAGGCGCTGCGCGATCTCGACGCGCTGCTGGACGGCTACGCGAGCCGTCCGCTCGCCGAGTGGTCGGTGGCGGAGACGCTCATGGAGGTGATGCGTCTGGGCGGCAGCGCGCACCTGCGCGTGCCCCAGCACCTGCTGGTGCTGATGCGCGCGATGTTCGAGCTCGAATCCACCGTTCGCCATCTCGACCCCGCCTTCGAGCTGCTGGCCGGACTGCGCGCGCGGGCCGAAGAGGTGCTGCGCCGCGCCGGGCGCGCGCCCGGCCGGCACGATGCCCTGGCGCGGCTGCGCTTCGAGGCCGGCGTGACCGCGGGGGAGCTGCCGGCGCTCGCCGGCCGGATGCTGCGCCGGCTCGCCGGCCCCGGGCCGGGCCTGCGCCTGGAGCATGCCGGGCTCGAGGAGCTCGAGGCGCACCTGGACCGCGCCGGCAATCGCCTGGCGGTCGCGCTGCTGGCGCTGGGGCTCTACGTGGCGGGATCGCTGCTCATGCTCGCCAGCGTCGGGCCGCACTACCGCGGCACGCCGCTGTTCGCGCTCGCGGCCTATGGGCTCGCGCTGTGGTTCACGCTGCGCCTGGCCTGGGGGATCGCCCGCTCGGGGCGGCTGTAA
- a CDS encoding lycopene cyclase domain-containing protein yields the protein MVEPYRYVWLVWASAFLTVWALLYALFPRQRRAMRWASLYTTPFGLAEPLFVPAYWNPPSLFDLAQRTGFDLESLIFCFAIGGVGSVLYNIVTGARLEAVSAAQRHHHRHRWHRAALLTPFVVLPVLLPLRWNPIYPAMLALGAGALATVTCRPDLTLKTLAGAVLFFGYYFVFMLALDAFAPGYIGQVWNLPALSGLRVLEVPVEELGFGLAFGAYWAGVYEHIRWQRVAAPPARDDGRPGGPACTARTAQS from the coding sequence ATGGTCGAACCGTACCGGTACGTGTGGCTGGTCTGGGCGAGCGCCTTCCTCACCGTATGGGCGCTGCTGTACGCGCTCTTCCCGCGCCAGCGCCGGGCGATGCGCTGGGCGAGCCTGTACACAACCCCGTTCGGCCTCGCCGAGCCGCTGTTCGTGCCGGCTTACTGGAACCCGCCCAGCTTGTTCGATCTGGCGCAGCGCACCGGCTTCGACCTCGAGAGCCTGATCTTCTGCTTCGCGATCGGCGGCGTCGGCTCGGTGCTCTACAACATCGTCACCGGAGCACGCCTGGAAGCCGTGTCCGCGGCGCAGCGTCACCACCACCGCCACCGCTGGCACCGCGCCGCGCTGCTGACGCCCTTTGTGGTGCTCCCGGTGCTGCTCCCGTTGCGGTGGAACCCGATCTACCCCGCCATGCTCGCGCTTGGCGCCGGTGCGCTCGCCACGGTGACTTGCCGGCCGGACCTCACGCTCAAAACGCTCGCCGGTGCGGTGCTTTTCTTCGGCTACTACTTCGTGTTCATGCTCGCGCTCGATGCCTTCGCCCCCGGCTACATCGGGCAGGTGTGGAACCTGCCCGCCCTTTCGGGCCTGCGCGTGCTCGAAGTCCCGGTCGAGGAGCTGGGCTTCGGTCTTGCGTTTGGCGCCTACTGGGCGGGGGTGTACGAGCACATCCGCTGGCAGCGCGTGGCCGCCCCGCCGGCGCGCGACGACGGCCGGCCCGGAGGACCCGCATGTACGGCGCGTACCGCGCAGTCGTGA
- a CDS encoding ABC transporter permease: MGIRLGGLLIKELLQFLRDPVMLVMILWLYTGEVIMCTRSLSLEAQNLPLAVVDLDRSPASRALADAFLAGDAFRPAGHPRSEAQAMSALQAGSARAALVIPETFARDLARGVPAPVQLLLDGADSNVAAQARGFALAALQGFAPPPGSQARTALPAQPQVQAVVRAWYNPDQNSRRFTVLSMIALAGFIVGVIHPAASIVRERETGTLEQLRVTPIGSADLFVAKTLPTLFMGLVSVLPSLVIARLFEVPLAGSLGLFLALTGLFLFSAIGLGVLVAAIARTLQQALLLAFFGLFPLLFLSGTIAPVESMPEVLQQASVVSPLRHYMDVILGIFLKGAGLAELWPQALALLVIGAVLFAAAWAVFRREFG; encoded by the coding sequence ATGGGCATTCGCCTGGGCGGGCTGCTGATCAAGGAGCTGCTGCAGTTCCTGCGCGATCCGGTGATGCTGGTGATGATCCTGTGGCTGTACACCGGCGAGGTCATCATGTGCACCCGCTCGCTGTCGCTGGAGGCGCAGAACCTGCCGCTCGCGGTGGTCGATCTGGACCGCAGCCCGGCCAGCCGGGCGCTCGCCGATGCCTTCCTCGCCGGCGACGCCTTCCGTCCCGCCGGCCACCCGCGCAGCGAAGCCCAGGCGATGAGCGCACTCCAGGCCGGCAGCGCCCGGGCCGCGCTGGTGATTCCCGAGACCTTTGCGCGCGATCTCGCCCGCGGCGTCCCCGCGCCGGTGCAGCTCCTGCTCGACGGCGCCGACAGCAACGTCGCCGCCCAGGCGCGCGGCTTCGCCCTCGCCGCGCTGCAGGGCTTCGCGCCGCCTCCGGGCAGCCAGGCGCGCACCGCCCTGCCGGCGCAGCCGCAGGTACAGGCGGTGGTGCGGGCCTGGTACAACCCCGACCAGAACTCGCGGCGCTTCACCGTGCTGTCCATGATCGCGCTGGCCGGGTTCATCGTCGGGGTGATCCACCCGGCCGCCTCCATCGTGCGCGAGCGCGAGACCGGCACCCTTGAACAACTGCGCGTGACGCCCATCGGCAGCGCCGACCTGTTCGTCGCCAAGACCCTGCCGACGCTGTTCATGGGCCTGGTGTCGGTGCTGCCGAGCCTGGTGATCGCGCGCCTGTTCGAGGTGCCGCTGGCCGGCAGTCTGGGACTGTTCCTGGCCCTGACCGGCCTGTTCCTGTTCTCCGCCATCGGCCTCGGCGTGCTGGTGGCGGCCATCGCCCGCACGCTCCAGCAGGCCCTGCTACTGGCCTTCTTCGGGCTGTTTCCGCTGCTATTCCTGTCCGGCACCATCGCGCCGGTGGAGAGCATGCCGGAGGTCCTGCAGCAGGCCTCGGTGGTGAGCCCGCTGCGCCACTACATGGACGTGATCCTCGGCATCTTCCTCAAGGGCGCCGGCCTCGCCGAGCTGTGGCCGCAGGCGCTCGCCCTGCTCGTCATCGGCGCCGTGCTGTTCGCCGCCGCCTGGGCGGTGTTCCGGCGCGAGTTCGGGTGA
- a CDS encoding ATP-binding cassette domain-containing protein: MDPPLTAPGDSPPAAAPAIEALGLGRRFGGTAALTDLGLSVAPGEWLGLVGPDGAGKTTLLQLCAALLDPGAGRCRVLGFDTVREAAKIQARIGYMAQGFTLYPRLSVDENLAFAARVRGVTGATFKARRAELLDMAGLTAFAGRRERELSGGMRKKLALCTCLIHRPPLLLLDEPGLGVDPLSRRELWRMLDGLRAQGVTLLLATSYMDEAERCDQVAFLDRGRLLALDTPAALRARAAGTVFEIAGAGLPGAPPPGVRALTPLPDRLRVQLDPVSEYGAGADRAGAPDALRALAALGPALPAAPSLEDVFGLLATPAPEAAPAAAVPTGRDPRPGGIQARQLSRRYGTFTAVDAVSFDIAAGEIYGLLGANGAGKTTLIRLLCGLERPSGGSATVAGVAVDGARGHLHGAVGYMSQRFSLYPDLTVAENLRFFARAQGLAGHRARTAIAAACAATALDGADRRLTGALSGALRQRLALACAALHRPRVLFLDEPTSGVDPLSRSRFWALIRSFAASGMTTVVTTHYLAEAAFCDRLGLMHRGRLIASGTPPALRAQAGLEPGASVEDLFLAHLAAAA, encoded by the coding sequence GTGGATCCCCCGCTGACTGCGCCCGGCGACTCGCCACCGGCGGCGGCGCCCGCGATCGAGGCGCTGGGCCTCGGACGGCGCTTCGGCGGGACCGCGGCGCTCACCGACCTCGGGCTCAGCGTCGCCCCCGGCGAGTGGCTGGGCCTGGTCGGCCCCGACGGCGCCGGCAAGACCACTCTGCTGCAACTGTGCGCGGCGCTGCTCGACCCCGGCGCCGGGCGCTGCCGGGTGCTCGGCTTCGATACGGTACGCGAGGCGGCGAAGATACAAGCCCGGATCGGCTACATGGCGCAGGGCTTCACCCTCTACCCGCGCCTGTCGGTGGATGAGAACCTCGCCTTCGCCGCCCGGGTGCGCGGCGTCACCGGCGCCACCTTCAAGGCCCGGCGCGCCGAACTGCTGGACATGGCCGGCCTCACGGCCTTCGCCGGACGGCGCGAGCGCGAGCTGTCGGGCGGCATGCGCAAGAAGCTCGCCCTGTGCACCTGCCTGATCCACCGCCCGCCACTGCTGCTGCTCGACGAGCCGGGGCTGGGCGTGGACCCGCTGTCACGCCGCGAGCTGTGGCGGATGCTGGACGGCCTGCGCGCGCAGGGCGTCACCCTGCTGCTGGCGACCTCCTACATGGACGAGGCCGAGCGCTGCGACCAGGTGGCCTTTCTCGACCGCGGCCGGCTGCTGGCCCTGGATACGCCGGCGGCGCTGCGGGCGCGGGCCGCCGGCACGGTGTTCGAGATCGCCGGGGCCGGCCTGCCCGGTGCGCCACCCCCCGGGGTGCGCGCCCTGACCCCGCTGCCCGATCGCCTGCGCGTGCAGCTCGACCCCGTATCGGAGTACGGGGCAGGCGCCGACCGCGCGGGCGCGCCCGACGCGCTGCGCGCGCTCGCGGCCCTGGGCCCGGCCCTGCCCGCAGCGCCCAGTCTCGAGGACGTGTTCGGCCTGCTCGCCACGCCGGCGCCGGAAGCCGCCCCGGCCGCTGCGGTGCCCACCGGGCGCGACCCCCGGCCGGGCGGCATCCAGGCCCGGCAGCTCAGCCGCCGCTACGGCACCTTCACCGCCGTGGACGCGGTCTCGTTCGACATCGCCGCGGGTGAGATCTATGGCCTGCTCGGCGCCAACGGCGCCGGCAAGACCACCCTGATCCGCCTGCTGTGCGGCCTGGAACGGCCCAGCGGCGGCAGCGCCACGGTGGCCGGCGTCGCCGTCGACGGCGCCCGCGGCCACCTGCACGGGGCGGTCGGCTACATGTCGCAGCGTTTTTCGCTCTACCCGGACCTCACGGTCGCCGAGAACCTGCGCTTCTTCGCCCGTGCCCAGGGGCTGGCCGGCCACCGGGCGCGTACCGCGATCGCGGCGGCCTGCGCCGCCACCGCCCTCGACGGCGCCGACCGGCGCCTGACGGGCGCGCTGTCCGGCGCCCTGCGCCAGCGCCTCGCGCTGGCCTGCGCCGCGCTGCACCGGCCGCGGGTGCTGTTCCTGGACGAGCCGACCTCGGGCGTGGACCCGCTGTCGCGCAGCCGCTTCTGGGCGCTGATCCGCAGCTTCGCGGCCAGCGGCATGACCACTGTGGTCACCACCCACTATCTCGCCGAGGCCGCGTTCTGCGACCGCCTCGGCCTGATGCACCGGGGCCGGCTGATCGCCAGCGGCACGCCGCCGGCGCTGCGCGCCCAGGCGGGCCTGGAACCCGGCGCCAGCGTCGAGGACCTGTTCCTCGCCCACCTGGCGGCGGCCGCATGA
- a CDS encoding SAM-dependent methyltransferase, producing MQCLLHGHPGGLAVRLWNGRVLGAADAACSLVLHDAAVLRDLVLRRDPLRLAEAFFRGQVDIEGDLYAALGLRSQLGGLRLRWRERFGLAWQALALRGPARAGAELRVARGRRRDARRAIGFHYDVSNDFYRLWLDREMVYSCAYFEDAAHDLDRAQQAKLEHLCRKLRLAPGQRLLDIGCGWGALIVHAARHHGVSAHGITLSRNQYEHVQARIAQGGLAGRVTVALKDYAELDGTAVYDRIVSVGMFEHVGLERLPRYFDAARRLLAPGGVFLNHGITQNGEGWGRTVGTSFINRYVFPGGELDSVSNVQRVMERRGFEILDVEALRPHYALTLRAWVSRLQAAEAEALRLVSPAVYRVWCLYMAACARAFEAGDVGVYQILAAPRGDGRWPVPMTRRDLYV from the coding sequence GTGCAGTGCCTGCTGCACGGGCATCCGGGCGGTCTTGCGGTGCGCCTGTGGAACGGCCGGGTGCTGGGGGCGGCGGATGCCGCCTGCTCGCTGGTGTTGCACGACGCGGCGGTGCTGCGCGATCTGGTTCTGCGGCGCGACCCGCTGCGTCTCGCGGAGGCCTTCTTTCGCGGGCAGGTGGATATCGAGGGCGATCTGTACGCCGCCCTCGGTCTGCGCTCGCAGCTCGGGGGTCTGCGCCTGAGGTGGCGCGAACGGTTCGGGCTCGCGTGGCAGGCACTGGCCCTGCGCGGCCCGGCCCGCGCCGGCGCAGAACTGCGCGTGGCGCGCGGCCGGCGGCGCGACGCCCGTCGCGCCATCGGCTTTCACTACGACGTCTCGAACGACTTCTACCGGCTGTGGCTGGACCGGGAGATGGTCTACTCCTGCGCCTATTTCGAGGACGCGGCGCACGACCTCGACCGGGCGCAGCAGGCCAAGCTCGAACACCTGTGCCGCAAGCTGCGCCTGGCACCGGGACAGCGCCTGCTCGACATCGGTTGCGGTTGGGGCGCCCTGATCGTTCACGCCGCCCGGCACCACGGCGTGAGCGCCCACGGCATCACCTTGAGCCGCAACCAGTACGAGCACGTGCAGGCGCGGATCGCGCAGGGGGGGCTCGCCGGCCGCGTCACGGTGGCGCTCAAGGACTACGCCGAACTCGACGGCACCGCGGTTTACGACCGCATCGTCAGCGTCGGCATGTTCGAGCACGTGGGCCTAGAGCGCCTGCCGCGCTACTTCGACGCCGCGCGCCGGCTGCTTGCGCCCGGCGGGGTGTTCCTGAACCACGGCATCACCCAGAACGGCGAAGGCTGGGGCCGCACCGTCGGCACCTCCTTCATCAACCGCTACGTGTTCCCGGGCGGGGAGCTCGACAGCGTGAGCAATGTCCAGCGGGTGATGGAGCGCCGCGGCTTCGAGATCCTGGACGTCGAGGCGCTGCGCCCGCATTACGCGCTCACGCTGCGCGCGTGGGTGAGCCGCCTGCAGGCCGCCGAGGCCGAGGCGCTGCGCCTCGTATCGCCGGCGGTGTACCGGGTGTGGTGCCTGTACATGGCGGCGTGCGCGCGCGCCTTCGAGGCCGGCGACGTCGGCGTGTACCAGATCCTCGCCGCGCCGCGCGGCGACGGGCGCTGGCCGGTGCCGATGACGCGCCGGGATCTGTATGTCTGA
- a CDS encoding DUF1622 domain-containing protein has translation MHELLVQWIGYVVPGIEVLGIVMVLWSILEALARLAQRGWSLLTQPATRNDLTVIRLAMGEKMVLGLEFFLAGDIVQTIVVPTWESLAILGGIVVIRTVLVFFLNMELRQGTKHAGA, from the coding sequence ATGCACGAGCTGCTCGTTCAATGGATAGGTTACGTCGTGCCCGGGATCGAGGTTCTCGGGATTGTCATGGTGTTGTGGTCCATCCTGGAGGCACTCGCACGTTTGGCGCAGCGCGGCTGGTCCCTGTTGACCCAACCCGCGACGCGCAACGACCTGACCGTCATCCGCCTCGCCATGGGCGAGAAGATGGTCTTGGGCCTCGAATTCTTCCTGGCTGGCGACATCGTCCAAACCATTGTCGTGCCGACCTGGGAGTCGCTGGCGATCCTGGGCGGCATCGTCGTGATCCGCACGGTGCTCGTCTTTTTCCTGAATATGGAGTTGAGGCAGGGAACGAAGCACGCCGGCGCATGA
- a CDS encoding methionine adenosyltransferase, producing the protein MPDLRVEVRPAPRPPLAERDFELCEHKGVGHPDSIADGACEAAAVALAGAHLAHVRRVGHFNVDKGLLIAGRSRVRFGGGGDHRADAAHRLRAGDEPGRDAGAIVANAAHDYLARSLRAGVAHFLIEPRVREGSASLAQVCKNGPERANDTSFGVGYAPLSPLETRVLALAGTLRSAAFRQAFPAVGDDFKIMGVRRGERFDFTVALALSARHIESASAYFASKAIMEAHLLGTLGADCTLRLNALDDPAARDETGLHLTVTGLSAEMGDDGQVGRGNRVNGLITPGRPMSLEAAAGKNPMRHVGKIYNVLAGETARAICAALPELREVQVYLLGTIGAPLVEPALAVVEVAAHGRLTAALARRTRAAAEARIAAAESLTQRLARGGIAVF; encoded by the coding sequence ATGCCCGACCTGCGCGTCGAAGTCCGCCCAGCGCCGCGCCCGCCCCTTGCCGAGCGCGACTTCGAGCTGTGCGAGCACAAGGGCGTCGGCCACCCGGACAGCATCGCCGATGGCGCCTGCGAGGCCGCCGCCGTGGCGCTCGCCGGCGCTCACCTTGCGCACGTCCGCCGCGTGGGCCACTTCAACGTGGACAAGGGCCTGCTGATTGCGGGCCGCAGCCGGGTGCGCTTTGGCGGCGGGGGAGATCATCGAGCCGATGCGGCTCATCGTCTGCGGGCGGGCGACGAGCCGGGGCGCGATGCCGGTGCCATCGTCGCGAATGCAGCGCACGACTATCTCGCGCGCAGTCTGCGCGCCGGGGTGGCGCACTTCCTGATCGAGCCGCGCGTGCGCGAAGGCAGCGCGAGCCTTGCACAGGTGTGCAAGAACGGCCCTGAGCGTGCCAATGACACCTCGTTCGGCGTCGGCTATGCGCCGCTCTCGCCGCTCGAGACGCGCGTGCTGGCGCTCGCCGGCACGCTGCGCTCGGCGGCGTTCCGGCAGGCGTTTCCCGCCGTCGGGGATGATTTCAAGATCATGGGGGTGCGCCGGGGCGAGCGGTTCGACTTTACCGTCGCGCTCGCGCTGAGCGCTCGTCACATTGAAAGCGCCAGCGCGTACTTCGCCAGCAAGGCCATCATGGAGGCGCACCTGCTCGGCACGCTCGGGGCGGATTGCACGCTGCGCCTCAATGCGCTCGACGACCCGGCGGCCCGCGATGAGACCGGGCTGCACCTCACCGTGACGGGCCTGAGCGCCGAGATGGGCGACGACGGCCAGGTCGGCCGCGGCAACCGCGTGAACGGCCTCATCACGCCGGGCCGGCCGATGTCGCTCGAAGCGGCGGCAGGCAAGAACCCGATGCGGCACGTCGGCAAGATCTACAACGTGCTTGCCGGTGAAACCGCGCGCGCAATATGTGCGGCACTGCCCGAACTGCGCGAGGTGCAGGTGTACCTGCTCGGCACCATCGGCGCGCCGCTCGTCGAGCCCGCGCTGGCGGTGGTCGAGGTGGCCGCGCATGGCCGCCTGACGGCCGCACTGGCGCGGCGGACCAGGGCTGCCGCCGAGGCACGAATCGCCGCCGCCGAGAGCCTGACGCAGCGGCTGGCGCGCGGCGGGATCGCGGTCTTCTAG
- a CDS encoding ABC transporter permease, giving the protein MNARRIAAVVAKEVREILRDPITLGVALAMPLVMLLLFGYAVSLDVRDVPLGVLDHDRSPASRALADRFAASGYFRHAAAFDDLREVEAALRRGQVRLALVIPPDFARARVRAEPVQVQALVDGTYAATARLVVGYATAIVAASAPAPEPVRLETRIWYNPELRSANFVIPGLFGVILMAFPPLLTALAIVRERETGSVQQVFVSPLSGAEYLTGKLIPYGLIAFLEFLTVLAVGFAWFQAPLRGSLSLLIGAGLLYVFCTVGIGLLVSTLTRTQLAAMLLALIVTLMPSFLFSGFLFPIFAMPYTTQLYSAVFPARYFIEFSRAVTLKGAGLAELWPNLALLAAYTLAVFALAAWRFRKKVA; this is encoded by the coding sequence ATGAACGCGCGCCGCATCGCCGCCGTGGTGGCCAAGGAGGTGCGCGAAATCTTGCGCGATCCGATCACGCTGGGCGTGGCGCTCGCCATGCCGCTGGTGATGCTGCTGCTGTTCGGCTACGCGGTGTCACTGGACGTGCGCGACGTGCCGCTCGGCGTGCTCGACCACGACCGCAGCCCGGCCAGTCGGGCGCTGGCCGACCGCTTCGCGGCGAGCGGGTATTTCCGCCACGCCGCCGCCTTCGACGACCTGCGCGAGGTGGAGGCGGCGCTGCGCCGCGGCCAGGTGCGGCTGGCCCTGGTGATTCCGCCGGACTTCGCACGCGCCCGCGTCCGCGCCGAACCGGTGCAGGTCCAGGCGCTGGTGGACGGCACCTACGCCGCCACCGCCCGCCTGGTGGTGGGCTATGCCACCGCCATCGTGGCCGCCAGCGCCCCCGCCCCGGAGCCGGTCCGGCTGGAGACCCGCATCTGGTACAACCCGGAGCTGCGCAGCGCGAACTTCGTGATCCCGGGCCTGTTCGGCGTCATCCTGATGGCCTTTCCGCCACTGCTCACCGCGCTCGCCATCGTGCGCGAGCGGGAGACCGGCTCGGTCCAGCAGGTGTTCGTCTCGCCGCTGTCGGGCGCCGAATACCTCACCGGCAAACTGATCCCCTACGGGTTGATCGCGTTCCTGGAGTTTCTGACGGTGCTGGCGGTGGGCTTCGCCTGGTTTCAGGCGCCGCTGCGCGGCAGCCTGTCGTTGCTGATCGGCGCCGGCCTGCTGTACGTGTTCTGCACGGTCGGCATCGGGCTGCTGGTGTCCACCCTGACGCGCACGCAGCTCGCCGCCATGCTGCTCGCGCTGATCGTCACCCTGATGCCGTCCTTCCTGTTCTCGGGCTTCCTGTTCCCGATCTTCGCCATGCCCTACACCACCCAGCTCTACTCGGCGGTGTTCCCGGCACGCTATTTCATCGAGTTCTCGCGCGCGGTGACGCTCAAGGGCGCGGGGCTCGCCGAGCTGTGGCCGAACCTGGCGCTGCTCGCCGCCTACACGCTGGCCGTGTTCGCGCTCGCCGCCTGGCGCTTTCGCAAGAAGGTGGCCTGA
- a CDS encoding DUF6629 family protein: protein MVRFPISADAAGGHIRYLAPHLYVPWVMAAYLAATTASLCLSSHRAVVGFGVLAFTAALAAYAAYAVWFISVWCFFAALLSAVVWLHFGRRRPAAPGATPAGGT, encoded by the coding sequence ATGGTTCGGTTTCCGATCAGCGCCGACGCGGCCGGCGGGCACATCCGCTATCTCGCCCCGCATCTTTATGTCCCCTGGGTGATGGCGGCGTACCTCGCGGCGACCACCGCGAGCCTGTGCCTTTCCAGCCACCGGGCCGTGGTGGGCTTCGGCGTGCTCGCGTTCACCGCCGCGCTCGCCGCCTATGCGGCCTACGCGGTGTGGTTCATCTCCGTGTGGTGCTTCTTCGCCGCGCTGCTGAGCGCCGTGGTCTGGCTGCATTTTGGACGACGCAGACCCGCGGCGCCGGGGGCCACCCCGGCGGGCGGAACCTGA